The Lucilia cuprina isolate Lc7/37 chromosome 5, ASM2204524v1, whole genome shotgun sequence genome includes a window with the following:
- the LOC111690919 gene encoding basic helix-loop-helix neural transcription factor TAP codes for MSSCYSGFEDRSFDFPEDDDNSSFDSGYEKSFETANECHIKPRKLVFDNCGDFYNNAPVQGDFTGHLPNGYNSLPMEHSLIPGLFDTGSNHSSRSGRTLVEHIISKAPPDDLEFSPKLGDQTSTPSKKSSGESGDDQPTEPRPKRKYAVGKNRMTRSRSPTQVVRIKKFRRIKANDRERNRMHTLNDALERLRVTLPQLPEETKLTKIEILRFAHNYIFALEQVLESGGTLNLDLEKLQNFTLSGERITKELFDAIFVNPQPYPMMAAGGYMGFGRMPYPPHMPFNQTTGLGVGSSAVGSTYQSNFNMQPNVTPNPHSSANPGFTQQDFLSSMRHYNNQQCHQSERRIDTNFSQEKYDLFKGTFEAAAQIKPTTNLCTPTTNTTGYASMNAGYNNATSASSAHITASTHLPSQTTAVTASNGSPAELQFNHHQHHHNSSFYTQTPPWKDFNEQVINVVGPSKGYAQYGTV; via the coding sequence ATGTCTTCGTGTTATAGCGGTTTTGAAGATCGTTCTTTTGATTTTCCCGAAGATGATGATAACTCTTCATTCGATAGTGgttatgaaaaaagttttgaaaccgCCAATGAGTGTCATATAAAACCGCGTAAATTAGTATTCGATAATTGTGGAGATTTTTACAACAATGCACCGGTTCAGGGAGATTTTACTGGACATTTACCTAACGGTTATAATAGCTTACCCATGGAGCATTCTTTGATACCAGGATTATTTGATACCGGCAGTAATCACAGCTCACGCAGTGGACGTACGCTTGTAGAACACATTATCAGCAAGGCACCACCAGATGATCTAGAGTTCTCACCGAAGCTGGGAGATCAAACATCAACGCCGAGTAAAAAATCTTCAGGCGAAAGTGGTGACGATCAACCAACTGAACCAAGACCAAAACGTAAATATGCCGTCGGCAAAAATCGTATGACACGATCACGCAGTCCTACACAGGTGGTGCGCATTAAGAAATTTCGCCGTATTAAGGCTAACGATCGTGAACGTAATCGCATGCATACGTTAAATGATGCCTTAGAACGTTTGCGTGTGACGTTGCCACAATTGCCGGAGGAAACGAAATTGACTAAAATTGAGATTTTACGTTTTGCCCACAATTATATATTTGCCTTGGAACAGGTTTTGGAAAGTGGTGGCACTTTAAATTTGGATTTAGAGAAATTACAGAATTTCACCTTAAGTGGTGAGAGAATAACTAAGGAACTATTTGATGCCATATTTGTTAATCCTCAACCGTATCCTATGATGGCAGCAGGTGGTTATATGGGTTTTGGCAGAATGCCTTATCCTCCCCATATGCCCTTCAATCAGACAACAGGTTTAGGAGTTGGATCTTCAGCTGTAGGAAGTACATATCAATCGAACTTTAATATGCAGCCTAATGTAACACCTAATCCCCACTCTTCAGCAAATCCAGGATTTACGCAACAAGATTTCTTAAGCAGTATGCGTCACTATAACAACCAACAATGCCACCAGTCTGAACGTCGAAtcgatacaaatttttcacaaGAAAAATATGATCTATTTAAGGGCACATTTGAAGCAGCTGCTCAAATTAAACCTACAACCAATCTCTGTACACCCACTACCAATACAACGGGCTATGCGTCAATGAATGCGGGCTATAATAATGCTACATCTGCATCATCCGCACATATCACTGCCAGCACTCATTTACCCTCACAGACAACAGCTGTAACAGCTTCAAATGGATCTCCAGCAGAGTTACAATtcaatcatcatcaacatcatcataatAGTAGTTTTTATACACAAACTCCACCATGGAAAGATTTTAATGAACAGGTGATTAATGTTGTAGGTCCATCCAAAGGTTATGCTCAATATGGAACTGTATAG